Part of the Nostoc sp. ATCC 53789 genome, GTTACTCTACATATAGACCCAGGTACCGACAACGAACAAATCGAGAGAAGCGAATATTTCGATTTATATATCCGTCCCTACACCGCCTACATGGAATTCTTGCCAATTTTGTATCGAGAAGTAGACTTTATTGGTCGCTTCATGAAGATATTTGAGCAAGCTTTTCAACCAATAGTTGATAGTTACAATGTCATGTGGGCAAACCTCGATCCTTTGACAGCGCCACAAGCATTACTACCTTTTATGGCTCATTGGGTTGCTTGGCAAGTAGATTCTGTGTGGGATCTCCAGCAACAACGGCGTTTAATTCGTCGCGCTGTAGAACTTTATCGCTGGCGCGGAACTCGCAAAGGATTGCGTCTCTATTTACATCTTTATACTGGTTTACCTCTAGACGAACATTTACCAAATGAAGCTGATAAACATATCAGTATCACAGAACCTTTTGGCCCAAGTTTCATCATCGGAGATGCCCAATTAGGAAATGCAGTTTTAGCCGGTGGGCAACCATATCATTTTATAGTACGTTTGCGTTCAAATATTTCTAGTGGCATCATCAACGAGCAACTTATCCAAAGAATTATAGAACAGGAAAAGCCTGCTTTCTGTACATACGAACTATCTATTGAAAATCCCACTCATTAAATAATTTATAATTAAATTGTAGAGTGTGTTATAGCTTTAGCGTTTATCAAAGTAATTTTTTTTTAACGAACCGCGAAGGACGCGAAGGACGCAAAGGAAGAGAAGGAAGAAATAGGGAAAAAATGCTTAACTGAACTGTATTGACTTTTAATCTAAAATCTAAAATCCAAAATCGCTATGTCCCATCCTTTCCCACCCCCACCAATCAAATCTTTGGAACGCCTGCAAGCCGCAGATGGGTTACTAATAAATGCAGAACGCTGGCGCACAGCCCATGATTATCACCGAAATCGGCAAAATGCTCAATATCAAAGTTTAAACCAACCAGGAATTGTCTGTGGTTTAGGCGTTCGAGATGTGACAGCCCCAAGTCAAGTAGAAGCTAGATATCGAGATGGACGTTGGGTGCAAATTCAACCTGGTATTGCAATTGATTTAGCAGGTAATCTAATTGTTGTACCGACTTCTTATGACTTTCCTATTGATATAGAAGTAGTCAGTTCTGAACCACTCATGATCTACTTAGTAGTTAGCTATGTAGACCCTGATGAATTGCGGCGTGGACAGCAAAGAGATGTTGTTCAAGAAACTTATCGAATTGACCAAAGAAATTCTATACCAGCCAGTTCAGAAATAGAAATATGTCGGATACTTCTGCAACCAGGACATACTGATATTACCCAACCTGCGGATGCTTTCTTTCCTGGATATAACAATATTGATTTACGTTACCGCCGTCAGGCACAAATGCGTCCTCAAGCACTTGTGTGTATGGCGCAAGCAACTCATAGCGATCCGGAATGTGCGCGTAATTTTTTCAGCCTTTCGTATTTGTTACAAGCAGTAGAACCCCTGTATCCCAGTTTAAGAGGGGCTGATGAACCAGGTCAGGTTTCTCTAAGTGAAAATATTCAAGATTATGACCTACTTTATTTGACAGGTGGACAGGCTATTTCTTTAAATAGTCTTGAATTTGAATCCCTCAAAAATTACTTAAATTTAGGTGGTGTGCTTTTCGTTGATGCACCAACAAATGCTAACGCTCTAATTGAGAGTACTCAGGCATTAGCACAACAGTTAGAAAGTCCTTTAAGACCTTTAGAAGAATTGCAACGAAGTCATCCTTTAAGGACAAAACCTTTCTTATTTGCTGCCTTGCCAATGGTTAATCAACAGCAGATTAAATTGTTAATCGGTGGCGGAATTATTTTAGCGATTGGAGATTTAGCAACTGCTTGGGGACTGGATAGAGATTTGAGTTTACCCAGATTGACTATTCGTACAGCCCAGGAATTAGGAATTAATATTCTTCATTATGCTTGGAAGCGGCGACAGTTGATAGGCTTGCAACAGGAAGATAATTCAGGGCAGTGGTAGAAGTGATAGCAGTATTAAGGTGGGCGACATTTTTTGGTAATGCCCATCCCACAAGATCAGGCGATCGCACCCTGGCATTAGTTACAACTTAATACAAGTCTACGATTTTAAGAATAAAGGCTCCATCTTGCGATATCTAATTCCCACACGGACAACATCAATCTCATCATCTTCTTCCTTAACTAACCTGTGGAATGTGAGTCAAGTATCTATCCAGAAGATTCGGTTTGTTGATTTATTTTCAGTAATAATGGGAATTAGATTAGCTTTTTAAGAGGCAGTTTACTCTTTAAATATGGAAGTCTTTTAACTATTAGTAATAGCTGTTTGAGATTTATTACGAACAGGCTGAAGAGGTTTGACTTTGGATTCTGATACCGTCATGCTGTTCCACTTTTCTACTGTTGGTTTATATAACCAATACGCTATCTTAGCTTCATCAACATACCCTCTTAGTTCAGGATCAGGCCAAATATGAAGGCGATCCTCACATCCCACTTCTCTTGCTGCTGCTTCAATATCATCCCATTGTCTTTTGAAGCATTCTCCCCATGAGCTTTTTGTCATAATAGAACTGGCAAATTCCAAGCCTGCTGCTATCATCCGCTTGCCATTAGTTCCGCGAGCATTTATAGGTTCCCAAAAGATTACTTCTGGATCGAATTGCATAATTTTATACAAATGTCTTTTGAAATCATCTAAATTCATATTAGGAGGGGTAGGAGCAATTGCAACATACAACCTACACCCAGCTTTATGACCTTTGATTAAGGCTTTATAGCGTTCTGAAGGTAAAGGGGCTTGAGGTTCAATTTGCCGACTAAGTTCATCATCCAAATATGGTAAACTCATACCGACTATAACGTTGGGGTCTTTGAAAATATTGATATCATTCACCCACAAGGGGCTACGAGTCAGAATTCTTATTCGTTTTTTATAGTGCAATAAAGCCTGAACGGCACCACGGGTAACATTAGCAGTTTGCTTGTTCTGGTAAGGATCTGTTCCAGAACAAAGAAGAACAACACCTTTACCTTCTGGTGTTACGCGCCATGACTTCTTGCGGCTTAGGGTCTTTTCTAATTGCTCAGGTATTTCTTCACGAACGAAGAGATATTTTCCCCAATCCATCTGAGGATCGCTAACTCCTTGTTCTCTTAACTGGGCTTGCTTTGTACGAATTGCAGGAGTCGAAGGTACATAACAGAAGGTACAACCATGCAGGCACCCTGATGCTACGTTAACTACATAGTCACATAGCCCTTTTTTATTAAGGGCACTTTCTTGAAGGGGATTAATAATTTTTTCAGTGCCTTTGACGATGGACATTGTGTACCGCCAGTTAATGTATCAGAAAATATTATCTAGTTATGTTTTAGAAATCAGATAGAAAAAACTTGGGTTTAGAAAATAATGAAAATTGATATTTACTCGGTACCTTTATTATATCTGACTTTTTATAATCTGTCTGACTTCTTGTCAAGATTTTGCCATCTCTCCAAACTTCTATTTCTTTTTCTTTTAAATTCCTATTTAAATATTCATTATATAGTCTTCTGTTAGCTGGATTAAGATGCATAGTTTTCTGTTTGATTTCTTTATAAGAAATACCATCAGGATTCTCTGTTATTAGTTTTCCTACATCTTGATCTAGTTTGTCTAGGCAAATCTCATAGGTGTTTTTAGTAATATTAAGTTCAAGTGAAAGCTGATTTTGATTATAATAATTAGCACTTCTAAATCCATAGCCATAAATTTCATAATGATATTGATAATTTAAATTATTTTCTAATTCAAAACATTCTTTTATGACTTCTAGCGCTGTTAAATTTTGTGATAAATGTAGCAGATAGTACAATACGATATTCTCACCTCTAGGAATCAGTGCAAACGTAAATACATACCTTGATTTACCTTTTTCCATGAAAAGCTTCACGGTTTGATCTCTCAAATAACACTGTTCTCCTTTACTTGTATCTTCTAAATTAGCTGCATCATAGTATCCATCTGCTTCAAGTATATTTTGAAAACCTCGCATCTGAGTTGTGTATCTTTCGCTAATAAATCTTGTAATAAAGGCAATCATATAAGTGTAAAGTATTTCAGATCCTTTAAGGTTATTTATATTCCTAATTGTTTTCATTGATACATCTGTCCATCCAAATGGATCAAGTAAGAAGAAAGAATGACCTTTACGATTTTCTACTGTAAATATACAGGCATTAGCTAAGTTTTCAAATTCACCATTAATAAATTCACATTGTTCTATCCTATCTCCATAATCATAGGTAAATTTATGCGGTTGTTCGTCCACTAAATCTGCTAAACCTGATTTTGGCATTGAGTATGTTTTTAAGCAACTCAAATGAGATTTCTTATTGTCTATAAAAATAAATCTGACATTTAATGGTTCTGGATAAATTCGGCGTGACTTTTTATGTGCTTCTCTCACAGCTTTTATGATCCTAATAGGAGATCCTTCCCATTCGTTATTATTATCCTTATACATTCCACCACCACAAAAACCATCTATAAAAGTAAACGTAGTTACTCCATAAGCAGCTTTTTTATAAAGTGTAATAACCAGATTTTCAATGTATTTATCAATAATTAAATGCTTGGCTTTAGTATGAATATCTATTGAAGGAAGTTTACTTCCATCTGCATTCCAGGTTGCTTGTGTTTTACTCATGTTGATGATCTCCGGTAATCAGATTAGTAAGACTAGTTAAGTAACTAATATCACAGGTATAATTCTTGTACTATTTAGAAAGAAAAATTAGCTGACATCAGACAAAGATGCGATCGCCTCTTCACAGCACATACAACTAGTTGAGTGCGTCTTCAGACATCACTTCCTCAGCTTGCTTGCTAGTAAATTGTAATTAGTAAACAAATATACTATAAATAATTAATACACGCAAATACATAAGCAATATTCTGATTACAAGGCTTATTACAGAAAAGCGCTCGCCTCAATTTAATCTCTATCTTTCTTTATTCCCTAATACCCCTAAACTACAAATCCCAGAACTACATTTAAAGCTGTATGAATAAGTTCCCAGTATTCTGACTCCAGCACGCCCACCAAACCTAAAATACGACTATGATCAACAGCACGAATTTGGCCAATATCTATAAAACGGTCTTGGTCTAATCCATTATTTGGTGTTGCTTTCACATTTACAACGTAGGGGGCTTGTTTACTTCCGGGTCGAAATGGAATCACAATTGTCAGCAACCCATACTGATTCATGATGTCATTTTGCACAATCAAGCAAGCACGGATTTTTTTCGCTTCAGCCCCCACTGTTGGATCGAGATTAACCCAACGTATTTCTCCTCGCTGATAAGTTAAATTACTCCCTGGCATTTATGCCATCCCCAACAACACTATCCCAAGTAGCAATTTCAGCTTGATATTCTGGATCTTCAGCATCCTGCTTGAGAGCTGCAATCATTTCTGCTGCCAAAATTTGACGGCGGTGTTCTGCTAGCAGTGTATTGATGTATGCACTACGATTTCCCTGTGCATACTGATCTACAAATTGCAGAATGTCTTCTTCTAAGGTAATTGTAACTTTGAGCATCTATATGATTTTTTAGTATTACTATTTAGTATGATTTAATTATCATACTATAATTTGCCAAGCCTATGTACCTTACCTAATATAGGCAAATTACAATAAAGTGTAGACAATCGGTTTGCAGCCAGACTTCGCTTTAGTTGATTTTTTTAGCTATAGAAATTAAGCAGACAAATATTTTTGGCAATTAATATCAATCTTCTGCCTGCAATAACCAAAAGCCGCTATAAGTCATACCGGAATCATCTGGTTGTACTAACAAAAAATGCAATCCTCGGCAATGCTTTTTTCGCTGTTGATATGTTTGGGCTGCTGTTGTAACTTCTGGATCTTCAAAAGTGGCAACAATCCACCTATCTACTAAGCCAGCTTCTAATACTAAGCCATCTGGTGCGCCAGAAATGTAGTTTAACGCTACAGGACGGGCTTGCTGTAACCACCGGGCTAGGCGCATCGATTGCCGTCCACCATAAATTATTACACCAGGGACGGGCACTGTTGACGCTAAACCCAAATTGATGGGTTTAAGATGTTCTGGGATGTGCAAAATGGGAATGGGGCGATCGCTAAATATCGTTTCTACATCACTAGCAGGTAAAGTCGCAAACCGCCATTGTTCTCCCCAGAGGTTCTCTGGTAATGGTGCTGGAGATGGTTTATCTAGCGCTGAGGGATATTGCTTTTCTTGTAACCACTGCTTCAACGCCAAAGTGTGGCGTGTAGGTTCGACATTTATACTTAAATTGCGTCCCGCCGCCTCAATTAAGCTTAGAGACTGAGGACGAAACACCTGAATCACATCTGGCAATTTTTCACCTGCGGCTAGCTCAAGTTGAGCAGCTACCCAATTAGAATTTGCTGCTGACTGAAGACAGGTAGCTTCATACTCAAAGCTGCGAGTTGCATTACAAATCAACAACTCCCATAGAACTTGTCCAGACGCATCTTGTGAGGGACGACGATAAAAATCAACTTGCCAAATTTTCATAAATTGGGAATGGGGAATTGGGAATGGGGAATTGGGAATGGGGGAGGAGAATTATGCCCCATGCCCCATGCCCAATTTATAAAGCCTGAATCCATTCTTTGACAGAATATTCAGTCCAGATGCCATTTTTCCAGTAGGGATCGTTTTCAATCAACTGGCGCACAGTGGCTTCGTCTTCGGCTTCGTAAATTCCAAAAACTTTTGTAACATCTTTGGTTGGGCCAATAGTAATCAGCACACCGGATTCTTTCTGTTTTGCTAATCCGTCTAAATGAGCTTCACGGTGGGGGGCGCGTTTTTCGAGAACATCTTCGCAATAGGTTCCCCAGAGTACATATTTAGGCATAACTTTACCAATTTTGGATTTTAGATTTTAGATTTTGGAGCCAGTAGGTTTAAGAGTGAGGAATTATTAACTCCTAACTCTTAACAAATGACCAATGACAAAGGACAAATGACTAACTTCTGAGGTTGACACCGAATTTTTCCACCAAGGCTTCGCGAACTTTATTGTGTACTGGTTCGACTTCAGCCTCAGTCAAAGTACGATCGCTAGCTCGATAAACTAGACGGAATGCTAAACTCCTCTGCCCTTCGGGGACATTTTCGCCGCGATATTCATCAAATAATTCCACTGATTCGAGCAAATCTTTACCCGCTTTGGTAATTACTTTTTGAATTTCGGAAACTGAGATTTTCACAGGTGCGAAAAAGGCGATGTCGCGATCGCTAGCTGGATAAGTAGAATATGGCTGGAATGTTGGCACCAGAACTTCATCTTCTCCCAGAGAATCTAAAAGCACATCTAGATCCAACTGGAAAACATAAACGGAATCTGGTAAACCTTTTTCTCGTCGCAGTTGGGGATGGAGTTGGCCAAAAATACCCAGTCTGTTACCCCGAATCCATAAAGAAGCGGTGCGTCCTGGATGTAAGCGATGATCTCGGCAATCGGGTTGGAATTCTACCTGCAACGCAAGTTGTCGAAATATGCTTTCTAAAGTGCCTTTAGCTTCAAACCAGGTGATGGGTTCTTCACGTCCACTTTTTGACCATTTGCCAATGCTGCGATCGCCTCCTATAATCCCAGCTAAGGCTTCTGTTTCTTGCAAACCGTCTTCTTCTCGCCAGAAAATTTGCCCGATTTCAAAGCCATTCAGGGAACCATTACCCTGCTCTAAATTGTATTGAAAGGCATCAATCAACCCAGATAGCAAATCGTTTCGTAGCGCTGAATATTCGGCAAATAAAGGATTTGACAGTACTATCTGTCTGTCTTCTCCTGGTTTAACTAAAGAATAGTGGATTAATTCTGTCAATCCTTCAGCCCGGAGGAAAGCCCGTAACTTGCGAATCAGTTCCTCATCTAAAGGCAGATAACCACCTTCCGATTTTTCTGGTAAAGTATCGCAGAATCTGTTGTAACCATAGAGACGGGCGATTTCTTCAATTAAATCAATTTCTCGCTCTAAGTCGCGGTAACGATAGGGTGGGACGGAAACTGACCATGTAGGTTGATGGTTGCTATCTTCACGTGAAGGAGTCAACTGACATCCTAGCGCAGTCAGGATGCGCTCAACATCTTGTCCTTGGAGTTCACCTGTATCCTCTCCCAAATCGATTGGCCCTAGTATCTGATTAACTCGGTCTAAACGCAGTGCGATCGAACGACTCCAGGTAGAGGGATCGGGGCGAGTGTCGGCAATTTCCTGCTGGACTATAATTCCACTCGCTAATTCGCTAATTAAGGATAAGGCGCGGCGATTAGCTATTTCTAACTCAGCACGGTTAACTCCCCGTTCATATCTGCCAGAAGCCTCGCTTCTTAAGCCAACACTGCGCGAAGAACGGCGAATTGCCACGGAATCAAATAAAGCTGCTTCTAAAACTAGGCTTTGAGTGCCTTCATGGACTTCTGTTTCTTCTCCACCCATGACTCCCGCCAATGCAACGGGCTTGTCGTTAGCGGTGATTAACAAATTTTGGGTTGAGAGGGTGCGAGTTTGTCCATCCAGAGTTTTGAGGGATTCGCCATTATTAGCGAAACGAACGCCGATGCTTAAATTTTCGCTACTTGCAACAGATTTTAAGCGATCGCGGTCAAAAGCGTGCAATGGTTGTCCCCATTCCAACAAAACGTAGTTAGTAATATCCACCACATTACTTATAGGACGTACCCCAGCCGCCCGCAAACGCTGTTGCAACCATTCGGGAGATGGAGCAATTTTTACCTGTTCGATTACCGTACCGATGTATGCAGGACAAGCTTGTGTATCAGCAATTTTTAAAGTTAAATTTCCAGTATTTTTGCTAATAGAAACTTCACCAGGTTCAGGGATGCTCAACTTTCCACCAGTTAAAGCTGCTACTTCTCTGGCTACGCCTACCATACTGAGAGCATCAGCGCGATTGGCAGTTGCAGTCAGGTCTAAAATTACATCATCTAGACCCAACAAAGGACGCACATCACTACCTAATGGTAAATTTTCCTGGGTAAAAATATGAATTCCGTCTACATCGGTGGGCAAACCGAGTTCCTTTAAAGAACAAATCATGCCCTGAGAAGGGACACCACGGAGTTTTGCAGGTTTAATTTTTAAATCGATGTTGGGTAAGTAAGTACCCGTAGTTGCCACAGGTACATAGATATCTGCCTTCACATTGGCAGCGCCACAGACAATATTTAAAGTTTCACCTGCACCGATATCGACTTGGCAAACACTTAATTTATCGGCGTTCGGGTGGGGTTGACGCTCAAGCACTTTCCCTACAACCACGCCATTTGCCCAAGTGCGGCGATCTTCAATATCTTCAACCTCAAACCCCGCCATTGTCAGGGTTTCGGCTAATTCTTCTGGACTAAGTTTTATCTCTACTAGTTCGCGCAGCCAATTTAGAGAAATACGCATGGAGTGTGCTTGTTTTAGGAATCGTCTTTTGTTCTTATTTTAGGGTGCTTACTAACGATCGATGGCTACTCATCCCGCTAGGCGTACCCTTTCACTTGAACAATCCTACTACGTTAGACTCGCAGAACAATATCGCTTTTTTGCTTTATCTTTACATTTTATGCGATCGCCCCTAGTAAGCCATTGCACATCATTAAAAACATGCTGACAAGTTTTGTGATATAAAAATCCCTCTTTATTCTCTCCGCGTTCTCTGCGCCTCTGCGGTTCGTTAACTTTCATCCACTCCGATAATGTTACTTGTAGTCATAATCATCGTCATATTCAATCATGCCAAATAGCTCTAGAATTTTCAGTTGCTTTCGACGTTGCACATACTCTCGTAATGCCTCTTCAACAACCAAAACTGTAGCCATATTTATCCTTACTAGCTCATCATTATTAGATTTTGTGGTTAATTTAAGTCAAATGCATGAAGACTATTTTAAGTAATTCTGCGCGAGTAAATGGTTTAGTTAGATATCCAGATGCTCCAACCAATTTGGCTTTTACTTTATCTACAATTCCTTTATTCCCAGTCACAAAAATAATGGGAGTTTTTTGAAATATCGAATTATTTCGTATAATCCGGCACAACTCATAACCATCTATTCCTAGCATATTTAAATCCAACAAAATTAAGTCTGGTTTGTGCCTTATAATTGATAAAACGGCTTTTACTGGATCGTTAATAGTCACTACAGAAAAATTTTCATTTTCTAAGAAACGGCTAATTTCTTTGAGAATTGTGGGGCTATCATCTACAGAAACGATTTTGTGGACTTTTTGTGCCGTTACAGTAGCAGCTGTTACTTTTTGGGAAGCAGGATTTATGTTATTTGATAGTGTTGGTTCCTGAAATTTTTCTTGGGGAGGAAGAGAAATCTGTGGTAATCGTGGAACAGGAGATATATTCTCTTCAGCAATATCAGGGTAAGAGTTGATGCTGCTATTTAGCTCTTTTGTGGTGTTCTCTATCTCTGGAATTAATTTTGAGAAAAGCGATTGCTCTTCAAATAGCTTTGGTAACTTATCAAATGGTGGATCGGGTTCATGCAAGATAATCGCACCATTAAGTATGTAAGGGTATAAATTGCGGGCTAATTGAATTTCATCTTGATTCAAAATTGTTGCCAGATGACACAAGCTGAAACCCTTCATCCAATTAATCAAATCTGGCTGAAGTTTTGGTAAATCTTTTTCCTCGATTTTGCTGTTAATCAACAGATATGGACGTTGATATGGAGAAGAGATTTGCGGAACAAAAGCTTGCCAATTCTGTAATCTTCCTTGACAACGTTCTAGAATTTTTTCTACATCTAGCCTACAAATTCTTGGCATTCTCTCAAGCGGTTCTGTTAATTCATAAGTACCTTCTTTAATGAGCAAAAATGATTCAATCACCTCTTTAACTAATTCTTGAATCAGCACTACTGCTTGTGTAGAATGTAGATGTTGTTGACTAACAAGCCAGGATATCGCCTGATATTCAGGAGGGTGGCTTCTGGAATTGCTGTCATATTCGAGTAACTGATTGTGTGAGTCAGGTTCAAACATCAGACGGACTTGAACCCGCACCTCGCTAGTAAGCAAGGGAATTTGGTGGCTGAGGCGGCGCAAATGGCGTTCTAGTCGATCAAAAGGTTCTACTGAATGAGTCGCGTAAGTTATTTTGCCCTGTTCTAAGTAAATTGACCAACGAACTGAGTTACTTAATGCTTGTAAACAAGTACTATCAAAGCAATTGGATAACTGTCTTAACAAACTTAGAGGACGTAGTTTGGTGAATGCACCTGAGTTATTCATATTTTTTAAGTTTCTTGCGGAATCAACAACTGAACATTTGTAGATTGAAAATATCAACGATAAAGTCTTCTCTTCTTTGTAATATTTATCTACGGACAAGTTATTCCTTTTAAAATATGTATATATTTTAAAAATTATAAGTTTTATAACTTATTTGTTACATTTGGTACTTTTTACCTAATTTGTCTCAAACCACAAGTAGGTATGAATAAAGAGAAACATTTATCATAGCTAGCCTATCAGTAAATATTGGTTAATTCTGGATTTTACCAACTCCTGACAACTCTTACCTTAAGACCTTAGTAATGACGTTTATTTATGCCTACTCACAAAAATCAGGTAAATTTGATTCCACGTTAAAGCAGTTACGCTGGTATACTTCTGGAGCTAAAGATATTAATTATGGTTAATAATTTTTCTGTAAAGGAAAAATTCTTCTACATAAAATCTTTAAAAACTTATCTGGGAAAGTTTACGTATTTATTGTACTGTAGGTTTAATGGATATAAATTTTTGGTAGATACATTACAACAGGTAACACTGGGTTTTGATAAACTCTTTTTTGCTAAACTAAGCTGTACTCAAGTTTTTCTTAAAAAATATATTGAGAACTTCATGAAAATAATTTGTTTAATAAAGATTAGAGCATCTACCACTAGATACTATATTCTGTAGTGACCTCGACGGCTGAAATTATATACTCGGACAAAAAGGAAATAAAGCTTTGAACTTTAACATAACACAAAAAGTTATGCATGATACATTAAGACTTGATGAAGTAGTAGAATTTGCTGAGAACCCAGAACCACGTTGTCCTTGTGTACTTTTACTAGATACATCTGGCTCAATGCAAGGAGATCCGATTGAGGCTTTAAATCAAGGTTTGCTCAGTTTAAAGGATGAATTAGTCAAAAATTCCTTAGCCGCAAGACGTGTAGAAGTGGCGATCGTTACTTTTGATAGTAATGTCAATGTAGTACAAGACTTTGTGACTGCCGATCAATTTAATCCGCCCATTTTAACGGCACAGGGCTTGACTACAATGGGTGCAGGCATTCATAAAGCTTTGGATATAATTCAAGAGCGGAAATCTCAGTATCGTACCAATGGGATTGCTTACTATCGTCCTTGGGTATTCATGATTACCGATGGAGAACCCCAAGGTGAGTTAGAGAATGTAGTGGAGCAAGCATCTGTGCGCTTACAGGGAGATGAAGCGAACAAGCGTGTAGCATTCTTTACAGTTGGTGTAGAAAATGCGAATATGACACGTTTAAATCAAATAACTGTACGTACACCTTTGAAACTCAAAGGACTAAACTTCATCGAGATGTTTGTCTGGCTATCAACTAGTATGTCAGCTGTTTCTCATTCGCAGGTAGACGAACAGGTAGCACTACCGCCGATTGGTTG contains:
- the pheT gene encoding phenylalanine--tRNA ligase subunit beta, with product MRISLNWLRELVEIKLSPEELAETLTMAGFEVEDIEDRRTWANGVVVGKVLERQPHPNADKLSVCQVDIGAGETLNIVCGAANVKADIYVPVATTGTYLPNIDLKIKPAKLRGVPSQGMICSLKELGLPTDVDGIHIFTQENLPLGSDVRPLLGLDDVILDLTATANRADALSMVGVAREVAALTGGKLSIPEPGEVSISKNTGNLTLKIADTQACPAYIGTVIEQVKIAPSPEWLQQRLRAAGVRPISNVVDITNYVLLEWGQPLHAFDRDRLKSVASSENLSIGVRFANNGESLKTLDGQTRTLSTQNLLITANDKPVALAGVMGGEETEVHEGTQSLVLEAALFDSVAIRRSSRSVGLRSEASGRYERGVNRAELEIANRRALSLISELASGIIVQQEIADTRPDPSTWSRSIALRLDRVNQILGPIDLGEDTGELQGQDVERILTALGCQLTPSREDSNHQPTWSVSVPPYRYRDLEREIDLIEEIARLYGYNRFCDTLPEKSEGGYLPLDEELIRKLRAFLRAEGLTELIHYSLVKPGEDRQIVLSNPLFAEYSALRNDLLSGLIDAFQYNLEQGNGSLNGFEIGQIFWREEDGLQETEALAGIIGGDRSIGKWSKSGREEPITWFEAKGTLESIFRQLALQVEFQPDCRDHRLHPGRTASLWIRGNRLGIFGQLHPQLRREKGLPDSVYVFQLDLDVLLDSLGEDEVLVPTFQPYSTYPASDRDIAFFAPVKISVSEIQKVITKAGKDLLESVELFDEYRGENVPEGQRSLAFRLVYRASDRTLTEAEVEPVHNKVREALVEKFGVNLRS
- a CDS encoding VWA domain-containing protein → MHDTLRLDEVVEFAENPEPRCPCVLLLDTSGSMQGDPIEALNQGLLSLKDELVKNSLAARRVEVAIVTFDSNVNVVQDFVTADQFNPPILTAQGLTTMGAGIHKALDIIQERKSQYRTNGIAYYRPWVFMITDGEPQGELENVVEQASVRLQGDEANKRVAFFTVGVENANMTRLNQITVRTPLKLKGLNFIEMFVWLSTSMSAVSHSQVDEQVALPPIGWGTV
- a CDS encoding response regulator, which translates into the protein MNNSGAFTKLRPLSLLRQLSNCFDSTCLQALSNSVRWSIYLEQGKITYATHSVEPFDRLERHLRRLSHQIPLLTSEVRVQVRLMFEPDSHNQLLEYDSNSRSHPPEYQAISWLVSQQHLHSTQAVVLIQELVKEVIESFLLIKEGTYELTEPLERMPRICRLDVEKILERCQGRLQNWQAFVPQISSPYQRPYLLINSKIEEKDLPKLQPDLINWMKGFSLCHLATILNQDEIQLARNLYPYILNGAIILHEPDPPFDKLPKLFEEQSLFSKLIPEIENTTKELNSSINSYPDIAEENISPVPRLPQISLPPQEKFQEPTLSNNINPASQKVTAATVTAQKVHKIVSVDDSPTILKEISRFLENENFSVVTINDPVKAVLSIIRHKPDLILLDLNMLGIDGYELCRIIRNNSIFQKTPIIFVTGNKGIVDKVKAKLVGASGYLTKPFTRAELLKIVFMHLT